AGTTATAGTTAGGTACTCTCGAGGAGTTCTTAAAGATGAACCAGTGTCAATAGGAAATGTACGGGTGGTAGTAATTAATAAGGGAGAGGACTGGGGTTTCATCGAGAGGATAGTCTTTCCAATGCTTGATTTGATGTATTATTCTCAGGAGAGGGCGTTTTATCCCCTAGTGAGGGTTGAGATAGAGGAGGATGTGAACGTTGTCAACACCGGTGAGCCTCCTCTACCAAACTTGAAATCGACTGGAAAGGAGAACAGCGTGAGATTTAGGATGAGGTGGTGAACATGGAGGTTTCCTTGATTAAGCCTGTAATAATCATAGCTGTTGGCCTCATTTTGGCCGAGCTGATTAAGAGGTGGATGCTCAGCCTGTCCAGGAGCACCAAATATGTTTGGGTGTTCAATGAGGAAACCGCAAGATTATTCTGGAGGTTCACAGTAATCATCTCGATACTCTCAGCTCTAGATGCACTCGGCTTCCTAGAGTTCAGGGTTTATGGGGCGAAGGTAAGCTCTCTGATAGCTGCAATCCTTGTGTTCTATGTGGCTTATCTCATTGGAAAGAAAGCTCAGAGTTATTGGGTGGCTAAGGGCGGGGCTGAGGCTCAGATTAAGGCAAAGCTGTTCTATTACACCGTGGTAGTCCTTGCATTCTTCCTGGCATTAAATATAGCTGGCTTCACAGGCAGGTTGACCACGGTAATTGCGGCCGCTGGAATTACGGGTATAGTCCTCGGTTTCTCGGCCCAGACTGTTATAGCTAACTTGATCTCGGGAATATTCATGTACTTCGACAAGCCCTTGGAGATTGGAGACCCAATTGAAGTTGGAGATTACTCAGGAATAGTGCACGACATAAGGATATTTTCAACCAGGATAAGAACGTGGGATGGTTTGCTTGTCAGAATACCAAATGAGAAGCTCTTCAACAGCGAGATAAAGAACCTAGCAAAGTATCCAGCTAGAAGGGTTGATGTGATAGTTGGGATTTCATATAAGGACGACATCGGGAAGGCCATAGATGTCATAAAGAAAACTTTAGATGAGATACCATACGTTCTAGCTGAGCCAGAGCCAATGGTCTTTGTTCAAGAGCTTGGTGATAGTAGCGTTAACCTTGCAATTAGGGCGTGGGCACCTAGTGAAAAATGGTTTGACGTTAGGGTTGAAATACTAAGGAGAGTTAAGGAGGCTTTAGATAGGGAAGGAATTGAAATACCGTTCCCACAGCGTGTTAACTGGTTTGCCGAGGAGCTTAGAGTCAAACTTGAGTGATCCCTTCGCTTTC
The window above is part of the Pyrococcus sp. NA2 genome. Proteins encoded here:
- a CDS encoding mechanosensitive ion channel family protein, which encodes MEVSLIKPVIIIAVGLILAELIKRWMLSLSRSTKYVWVFNEETARLFWRFTVIISILSALDALGFLEFRVYGAKVSSLIAAILVFYVAYLIGKKAQSYWVAKGGAEAQIKAKLFYYTVVVLAFFLALNIAGFTGRLTTVIAAAGITGIVLGFSAQTVIANLISGIFMYFDKPLEIGDPIEVGDYSGIVHDIRIFSTRIRTWDGLLVRIPNEKLFNSEIKNLAKYPARRVDVIVGISYKDDIGKAIDVIKKTLDEIPYVLAEPEPMVFVQELGDSSVNLAIRAWAPSEKWFDVRVEILRRVKEALDREGIEIPFPQRVNWFAEELRVKLE